In Luteibacter mycovicinus, a genomic segment contains:
- a CDS encoding LysR family transcriptional regulator — MNVSLRQLRAFLAVASHRHFRRAAETLHLTQPAVSRLVADLEGELDVRLFDRSTREVVPTEAGRYLEQALARVLDELDGVLAHARTQADPLRGRVRIAAVPTLSAGLVPLCIARCAIGHPSLEIVLRDQNQTQVLDAVRGGEIDFGLTVEPATVEEFDAETILRDPFDVVCLSDHPMASMPIVPWDALANQPLILLDHASGSRRIIDAAFTSRDIPMHVTLEVGHPHTAFRMVEAGLGVTVTPRLSLDALRPGLVARRLTPELSREVTLVRRRARSLSPPAQTVWETFRDIALTLA; from the coding sequence ATGAATGTTTCCCTGCGACAGCTCCGGGCGTTCCTGGCCGTCGCCAGCCACCGGCATTTCCGACGCGCAGCGGAGACCCTGCATCTCACGCAGCCGGCCGTCAGCCGCCTCGTGGCCGACCTCGAGGGCGAGCTCGACGTCCGCCTCTTCGACCGGAGCACGCGCGAGGTCGTGCCGACCGAAGCCGGCCGCTACCTCGAGCAGGCCCTGGCGCGCGTCCTCGATGAGCTCGACGGGGTCCTCGCCCATGCCCGCACCCAGGCGGATCCTCTGCGCGGGCGCGTACGAATCGCGGCGGTACCGACGCTGTCGGCCGGCCTGGTGCCCTTATGCATCGCCCGCTGCGCGATCGGGCACCCGTCGCTGGAAATCGTTCTGCGCGACCAGAACCAGACCCAGGTGCTGGACGCGGTGCGGGGCGGCGAGATCGACTTTGGCCTGACGGTGGAACCGGCGACCGTGGAAGAGTTCGACGCGGAGACGATTCTTCGCGATCCTTTCGACGTCGTGTGTCTCAGCGATCATCCGATGGCCTCGATGCCGATCGTGCCCTGGGACGCCCTCGCGAATCAGCCGCTGATCCTGCTCGACCATGCCTCCGGCAGCCGGCGCATCATCGATGCCGCGTTCACGTCACGCGACATCCCGATGCACGTGACACTCGAAGTGGGGCACCCGCATACCGCGTTCCGTATGGTCGAAGCGGGTCTCGGTGTGACGGTCACACCACGGCTGTCGCTGGATGCGTTGCGGCCGGGCCTGGTGGCGAGACGCCTGACGCCGGAGCTGAGCCGTGAAGTCACGCTGGTCCGCCGCCGGGCGCGATCGTTGTCGCCGCCTGCGCAGACGGTCTGGGAAACGTTCCGCGACATCGCGCTCACGCTGGCTTGA
- a CDS encoding glutathione S-transferase has translation MSYQLYYWTGLQGRGEFVRLCLEDAGAEYADVARIEGDDAIMPFLNGDREGAMPFAPPFLKSGRLVIAQVANILQYLGPRHGLVPEDESKRLHAHQLELTITDFVAEVHDTHHPVSNELYYEDQRDEAKKRAKDFREHRIPKFLGYFEKSIERGGGRFPLREHSYVDLSLFQIMAGLEYAFPKALAKQKVPLLRDLAKRVADRPNIAAYLASERRVPFNTNGIFRHYPELDD, from the coding sequence ATGAGCTATCAGCTTTATTACTGGACGGGACTGCAGGGGCGCGGCGAGTTCGTTCGTCTGTGTCTCGAGGATGCGGGCGCCGAATACGCCGACGTCGCGCGGATCGAGGGCGACGATGCGATCATGCCGTTTCTCAACGGCGATCGGGAGGGCGCCATGCCGTTCGCCCCACCCTTCCTGAAGTCGGGTCGCCTCGTGATCGCGCAGGTCGCCAACATTCTGCAGTACCTCGGGCCGCGCCATGGGCTGGTGCCGGAAGACGAGTCGAAGCGGCTGCATGCGCATCAGCTGGAACTGACCATCACCGACTTCGTGGCCGAAGTCCACGATACGCATCACCCGGTTTCCAACGAGCTGTACTACGAAGACCAGCGCGACGAGGCGAAGAAGCGTGCGAAGGATTTCCGCGAGCACCGCATCCCGAAATTCCTGGGTTACTTCGAGAAGTCGATCGAACGCGGCGGCGGCAGGTTTCCGCTACGCGAGCACTCGTACGTGGACCTGTCGCTGTTCCAGATCATGGCGGGACTGGAGTATGCCTTTCCGAAAGCGCTGGCGAAGCAGAAAGTACCGTTGCTGAGGGACCTGGCGAAACGCGTAGCCGACCGGCCGAATATCGCCGCCTATCTGGCGTCGGAACGCCGTGTGCCGTTCAACACCAACGGCATCTTCCGGCATTACCCCGAACTGGATGACTGA
- a CDS encoding bile acid:sodium symporter family protein, with the protein MRRFLPDGFTLSLIATVLLASLLPCRGEAAAVFEVVTDLAIALLFFLHGAKLSREAVVAGMTNWRLHLTVLASTFLLFPLLGLVLKPLLSPLVSPDLYLGILFLCTLPSTVQSSIAFTSIARGNVPAAIVSASASSLLGIFITPLLVGLMIAGTGQGGLSWHSVGAIVMQLFVPFVAGQIAQRWIGGWVRKHAKLLTYVDRGSILLVVYTAFSAAVLQGLWHQLPVPVLAGLIVVNIVLLACALLVTRYGARALGFATEDEITIVFCGSKKSLASGVPMAKVLFAGHPLGLIVLPIMLFHQIQLMTCAVLARRYAMRRVESPAGLAPTR; encoded by the coding sequence ATGCGCCGCTTTCTCCCCGATGGTTTCACCCTTTCGCTGATCGCCACCGTCCTGCTGGCCAGCCTGCTGCCTTGCAGGGGCGAGGCCGCCGCCGTCTTCGAGGTGGTCACCGACCTCGCCATCGCCCTGTTGTTCTTCCTGCACGGCGCGAAGCTGTCGCGTGAGGCCGTGGTCGCCGGGATGACCAACTGGCGGCTGCACCTCACGGTGCTGGCCAGCACCTTCCTGCTGTTCCCGCTGCTTGGCCTCGTATTGAAGCCGCTACTGTCGCCGCTGGTCTCACCCGATCTGTACCTGGGCATTCTGTTTCTGTGCACCCTTCCCTCGACGGTGCAGTCGTCCATCGCATTCACGTCGATCGCGCGCGGCAATGTGCCGGCCGCGATCGTGTCGGCGTCGGCATCGAGCCTGCTGGGTATCTTCATCACGCCGTTGCTGGTCGGCCTGATGATCGCGGGCACCGGGCAGGGCGGCCTGTCGTGGCACTCGGTGGGCGCCATCGTCATGCAACTGTTCGTGCCCTTCGTCGCCGGCCAGATCGCGCAGCGCTGGATCGGCGGCTGGGTACGCAAACACGCGAAGCTGCTGACTTACGTCGACCGCGGATCGATCCTGCTCGTGGTGTATACGGCTTTCAGTGCCGCCGTGTTGCAGGGGCTCTGGCATCAGTTGCCGGTGCCGGTGCTCGCCGGCCTGATCGTGGTGAACATCGTGCTGCTGGCCTGCGCGCTGCTGGTCACGCGTTACGGTGCGCGAGCATTGGGCTTTGCGACGGAGGATGAGATCACGATCGTGTTCTGCGGCTCAAAGAAGAGCCTGGCCTCGGGCGTGCCGATGGCGAAGGTGTTGTTCGCCGGGCATCCGCTGGGACTGATCGTATTGCCCATCATGCTGTTTCATCAGATCCAGCTGATGACGTGTGCGGTGCTGGCGCGACGTTATGCGATGCGGCGGGTTGAATCGCCGGCAGGGCTGGCTCCTACAAGGTAA
- a CDS encoding DUF2782 domain-containing protein has protein sequence MNRSSVLVAALALVLALPAAAQTATDPKFAPLPPPPGLNDPGVKPGEADRSGQKPVDRPVTYDEAQDGKSTPATSDAQGVRSPVDLPTMQDRGAVDARGQQAPQVTVRNQDNGDRVEEYRTGGKLFMVVVTPKNGVPQTYMADPDGKLHNDPKNGPVNPVYYKVYEWGAAPKPAGSN, from the coding sequence ATGAACCGCTCGTCTGTCCTCGTCGCCGCGCTCGCCCTCGTCCTGGCGCTGCCCGCCGCCGCGCAAACCGCCACGGATCCGAAGTTCGCCCCCCTCCCGCCGCCACCGGGGCTGAACGATCCGGGCGTCAAGCCGGGTGAAGCCGACCGCTCGGGGCAGAAGCCCGTAGACCGGCCGGTGACCTATGATGAGGCCCAGGACGGCAAGTCGACGCCGGCCACCTCGGACGCCCAGGGCGTTCGCTCGCCGGTCGACCTGCCGACCATGCAGGACAGGGGCGCCGTCGACGCCCGCGGCCAGCAGGCACCTCAGGTGACCGTGCGCAATCAGGACAATGGCGACCGCGTTGAGGAATACCGTACGGGTGGCAAGCTGTTCATGGTCGTCGTGACGCCCAAGAACGGCGTGCCGCAGACGTATATGGCCGACCCGGACGGCAAGCTGCACAACGACCCCAAGAACGGCCCCGTGAACCCGGTTTACTACAAGGTCTACGAGTGGGGCGCCGCGCCGAAGCCCGCCGGTTCGAACTGA
- a CDS encoding zinc-ribbon and DUF3426 domain-containing protein: MYTQCPECLTVYKLEAETLVPACGCVRCSHCDTVFNALGTLAAQLPPEPFTRLAEHALDQTPPLAEVAVFRPRPVIDEPPVEDDAPVGDDSGAAEDFSKLTFTPRFARKRRRSWHTAAWTVVCVALLLGLGAQLAWAKRDSLIADPTVGPVLAAGCAMVGCHLPLVPAPSQLRLMARDVEQHPSVRDGLLITASVRNDASFAQPYPVVTIVLSDADGQRLAMRRFQPEDYVGDTGVRERGLPGGATTAMVFEVQDPGQRAVAFAFSFE, translated from the coding sequence ATGTATACGCAGTGTCCCGAGTGCCTGACTGTCTACAAGCTGGAAGCCGAGACGCTCGTCCCGGCGTGCGGCTGCGTGCGTTGCAGCCACTGCGACACGGTTTTCAACGCGCTGGGTACCCTCGCCGCGCAACTCCCGCCCGAGCCGTTCACCCGCCTTGCGGAGCACGCGCTCGACCAGACGCCGCCGCTGGCCGAGGTGGCGGTCTTCCGTCCGCGTCCGGTTATCGACGAACCTCCTGTGGAAGACGACGCGCCCGTCGGCGATGACTCCGGGGCCGCCGAAGATTTTTCGAAGCTCACCTTCACCCCCCGGTTTGCGAGGAAGCGCCGGCGGTCCTGGCACACGGCGGCGTGGACCGTGGTGTGCGTAGCCTTGCTGCTCGGCCTGGGCGCGCAGCTGGCCTGGGCGAAGCGCGACTCCCTGATCGCCGATCCCACCGTAGGCCCGGTGCTTGCCGCCGGCTGCGCCATGGTCGGCTGTCACCTGCCGCTGGTCCCGGCGCCGTCACAGCTGCGCCTGATGGCGCGCGATGTGGAGCAGCATCCCTCCGTACGCGACGGCCTCCTGATCACCGCCAGCGTGCGCAACGATGCGTCGTTCGCGCAGCCCTACCCCGTGGTCACCATCGTACTGTCCGACGCTGACGGGCAGCGCCTGGCGATGCGGCGTTTCCAGCCCGAGGACTATGTCGGCGACACGGGCGTGCGCGAGCGGGGCCTGCCGGGCGGCGCGACCACCGCCATGGTCTTCGAGGTGCAAGACCCGGGCCAGCGGGCGGTCGCTTTCGCCTTCTCGTTCGAATGA
- a CDS encoding helix-turn-helix domain-containing protein, producing MQSALSECVSRTVRRYLADIGDTEGGEGLHALVIREVEGPLLREVLAFHDGNQSRAAVALGINRATLRKKLAAHGIS from the coding sequence ATGCAGAGTGCCCTCAGCGAATGTGTCAGCCGTACGGTTCGTCGCTATCTCGCCGACATCGGTGACACCGAAGGCGGCGAAGGCCTCCACGCCCTGGTCATCCGCGAAGTCGAAGGCCCCCTCCTGCGCGAAGTGCTCGCCTTCCACGATGGCAACCAGAGCCGTGCCGCGGTCGCTCTCGGCATCAACCGTGCCACCCTGCGCAAGAAGCTGGCCGCCCACGGCATTTCCTGA
- the purH gene encoding bifunctional phosphoribosylaminoimidazolecarboxamide formyltransferase/IMP cyclohydrolase, which translates to MSTPDLVPVRRALVSVSDKQGLTELARRLAAANIEILSTGGSAKALRDAGIPVRDVGDLTGFPEIMAGRVKTLHPRVHGGLLGRRGTDDAVMAEHGILPIDLLVLNLYPFERTVADPACSLDDAIENIDIGGPAMLRAAAKNWNDVGVLTDPAQYDDALAEIEGKGGLSRATRFKLSVAAFNRVSNYDAAISDYLSGVSLDGTHTAVSSRAEFPEQSNGRFVKVMDLRYGENPHQAGAFYRDLYPAAGTLATFRQLQGKELSFNNIADADAAWECVRQFDAPACVIVKHANPCGVAVATDPLAAYELAYATDPTSAFGGIIAFNRPLDAETAKVILKRQFVEVLIAPSVDAGAVEEATKKANVRVLEIPPGDGRNTHDIKRVGSGLLVQTADHRQVQRDELKVVSKRQPSAAELDDLLFAWRVAKMVKSNAIVYAKDNRTVGIGAGQMSRVVSAKIAGLKAEEAGLVVPGSAMASDAFFPFRDGIDAAAAAGIRAVIQPGGSMRDNEVIAAADEHDMAMVFTGVRHFRH; encoded by the coding sequence ATGTCCACGCCCGACCTCGTTCCCGTCCGCCGCGCGCTCGTCAGCGTTTCCGACAAGCAGGGCCTGACGGAACTCGCCCGCCGCCTCGCGGCCGCGAACATCGAAATCCTTTCCACCGGCGGCTCGGCGAAGGCGCTGCGCGACGCGGGCATCCCCGTGCGGGACGTCGGCGACCTCACCGGCTTCCCCGAAATCATGGCCGGCCGCGTGAAGACGCTGCACCCGCGTGTGCATGGCGGCCTGCTGGGACGTCGCGGTACCGACGACGCCGTCATGGCCGAGCATGGCATCCTGCCGATCGATCTTCTCGTGCTCAACCTGTACCCGTTCGAGCGCACCGTGGCCGATCCCGCGTGCTCGCTGGACGATGCGATCGAAAATATCGATATCGGCGGACCGGCCATGCTTCGCGCCGCCGCGAAGAACTGGAACGACGTCGGCGTACTGACCGATCCGGCGCAGTACGACGACGCGCTCGCGGAAATCGAAGGCAAGGGTGGCCTGTCGCGCGCCACACGATTCAAGCTGTCCGTCGCCGCGTTCAATCGCGTATCGAACTACGACGCGGCGATCAGCGACTACCTCTCAGGCGTTTCGCTTGACGGCACGCACACCGCGGTCTCCTCGCGCGCGGAATTTCCGGAGCAGTCCAACGGACGCTTCGTGAAGGTGATGGATCTTCGCTACGGCGAGAATCCCCATCAGGCCGGCGCGTTCTATCGCGACCTGTATCCGGCAGCGGGCACGCTCGCGACGTTCCGCCAGTTGCAGGGCAAGGAACTCTCGTTCAACAACATCGCCGACGCCGATGCGGCGTGGGAATGCGTGCGCCAGTTCGACGCCCCCGCCTGCGTCATCGTCAAGCATGCCAATCCCTGCGGCGTCGCCGTCGCGACGGACCCGCTCGCCGCCTACGAACTCGCCTACGCGACCGACCCGACCTCGGCGTTCGGCGGCATCATCGCCTTCAACCGCCCGCTCGACGCGGAGACCGCGAAGGTCATCCTCAAGCGCCAGTTCGTCGAAGTGCTGATCGCACCGTCCGTGGATGCGGGCGCGGTGGAAGAAGCCACGAAGAAAGCCAACGTGCGCGTGCTGGAAATTCCGCCCGGTGACGGTCGCAATACGCACGACATCAAGCGCGTGGGCTCCGGCCTGCTGGTGCAGACGGCGGACCATCGGCAGGTGCAGCGCGACGAACTCAAGGTCGTCAGCAAACGCCAGCCCAGCGCCGCCGAACTCGACGACCTCCTGTTCGCCTGGCGCGTCGCCAAGATGGTCAAGTCGAACGCGATCGTCTACGCGAAGGACAACCGCACGGTCGGCATCGGCGCGGGCCAGATGAGCCGCGTGGTGAGCGCGAAGATCGCAGGACTCAAGGCCGAAGAAGCAGGCCTCGTCGTGCCGGGCAGCGCAATGGCGTCGGATGCGTTCTTCCCGTTCCGCGACGGCATCGACGCGGCGGCCGCCGCCGGTATTCGTGCGGTGATCCAGCCGGGCGGATCGATGCGCGATAACGAAGTGATCGCCGCGGCGGATGAGCACGATATGGCGATGGTGTTTACCGGCGTTCGCCACTTCAGGCACTGA